One genomic window of Micropterus dolomieu isolate WLL.071019.BEF.003 ecotype Adirondacks linkage group LG06, ASM2129224v1, whole genome shotgun sequence includes the following:
- the vapal gene encoding VAMP (vesicle-associated membrane protein)-associated protein A, like — MSKLDQILVLDPAYDLKFKGPFTDVVTTNLKLKNPSDRRVCFKVKTTAPRRYCVRPNSGAIDPGATVIISVMLQPFDYDPNEKSKHKFMVQTIFAPPNVSDMDSLWRDAKPDDLMDSKLRCVFELPSENDKVNDVEATKAAPVMNSAKADPSAATAPLSGSLEDTEMKKVLEKCKRLQTEMNKLVEENRQLKDDGIRMRKTPRSDHMTSNSTSLLGREASTASLPSLLVVIAAIFIGFFLGKFIL; from the exons ATGTCAAAGTTGGATCAGATCCTTGTTCTTGACCCTGCATACGACCTCAAGTTTAAAG GTCCTTTCACAGATGTAGTTACCACCAACCTCAAACTGAAGAACCCTTCTGACAGAAGAGTGTGTTTCAAAGTGAAGACAACTGCGCCGCGCAGGTACTGTGTACGGCCAAACAGTGGCGCGATCGATCCCGGAGCAACTGTCATTATCTCTG TTATGCTACAGCCCTTCGACTATGACCCCAATGagaaaagtaaacacaaattCATGGTGCAAACGATTTTTGCTCCCCCGAATGTTTCCGACATGGATTCATTG TGGAGAGATGCAAAACCCGATGATCTCATGGATTCCAAGCTGAGATGTGTCTTCGAGCTGCCTTCTGAAAACGATAAAGTG AATGACGTGGAGGCGACCAAAGCAGCCCCGGTGATGAACTCTGCGAAGGCCGACCCGTCAGCAGCCACGGCGCCCCTCTCTGGCTCACTGGAAGATACAGAGATGAAGAAAGTGCTGGAGAAGTGCAAGAGGCTGCAAACTGAGATGAACAAGCTGGTTGAGGAGAACCGACAATTAAAG GATGATGGCATTAGAATGAGAAAGACACCCCGCTCAGACCACATGACATCAAACTCAACTAGTCTCCTCGGCCGAGAAGCAAGCACCGCCTCCCTGCCCTCCCTCCTTGTCGTCATAGCGGCCATCTTCATCGGATTCTTCCTAGGGAAGTTCATCTTGTAG